Proteins from a genomic interval of Crassostrea angulata isolate pt1a10 chromosome 7, ASM2561291v2, whole genome shotgun sequence:
- the LOC128157479 gene encoding cholecystokinin receptor type A-like: MDNGTILSDKLSKWNSDLARGLTPNNVILSLYIVIGVLGNSTVILIYGFKIKGNKEDRYFIPFLAFADLSASIVCGSFGIALNMMQAQFNNNSLCKAWWFFASYTTFCSIFLLLIIAIHRYLKICRPQRKQMTLKWKRFAMCLVLIIAFALSAPMTYFYGSVSFKNEKENIVGLRCSRLKTTHKLASQIFGGIAVLTIIIVIFSFICLYLRIGYTIIKHFKYSKKQKTYNNTEKPRMNNKRKGPHSCSNGRLRNMVTEVKSLRSNEEVLAASRTGDAKQSVFVTCAKRRKQNRRVVHKITLVFMLITVIFLICYIPKVIIMLLEARSARFWEEFSDSGRAGVLFLYRFFIINNIINPVIYAFMDKKFSRKVKLLCKICS; this comes from the coding sequence ATGGATAACGGTACAATTTTATCGGACAAACTCTCCAAGTGGAACAGTGACCTAGCCAGAGGACTGACTCCCAACAATGTCATCCTTTCTCTGTACATCGTTATAGGCGTGCTAGGAAACTCAACAGTGATTCTGATCTACGGCTTCAAGATTAAAGGAAACAAAGAAGATAGATATTTCATCCCTTTTCTTGCATTTGCGGACCTATCAGCTTCCATCGTTTGTGGCTCATTCGGAATTGCTTTAAATATGATGCAGGCACAGTTCAACAACAATAGTTTGTGTAAAGCCTGGTGGTTTTTCGCGTCCTACACAACATTTTGTTCAATCTTTTTACTCTTGATTATTGCCATTCATCgatatttaaagatttgcaGACcgcaaagaaaacaaatgacATTGAAATGGAAACGTTTTGCTATGTGCCTGGTTTTGATTATAGCATTTGCTCTCTCGGCTCCAATGACTTATTTCTATGGTTCAGTCTCTTTTAAAAACGAAAAAGAAAACATCGTTGGACTTAGATGTAGTAGATTGAAAACCACCCATAAATTAGCATCGCAGATATTTGGAGGCATCGCTGTACTCACTATTATTATAGTTATATTTTCCTTCATTTGTTTATACTTGAGGATAGGATATACCATTATCAAACACTTTAAGTACAGCAAGAAACAGAAAACTTACAACAACACAGAGAAACCAAGAATGAACAACAAAAGGAAAGGTCCACATTCATGTAGTAATGGACGCCTGAGAAACATGGTCACTGAAGTAAAATCCTTGAGAAGCAACGAAGAAGTACTTGCAGCAAGCAGAACTGGAGATGCAAAACAAAGCGTGTTCGTGACATGTGCAAAGCGAAGAAAGCAGAACAGGAGAGTTGTGCACAAAATTACTCTTGTTTTTATGCTAATAACTGTTATCTTTCTAATTTGTTATATTCCGAAAGTAATAATCATGTTGTTAGAAGCGAGAAGTGCTAGATTCTGGGAGGAGTTTTCGGATTCAGGTAGAGCTGGTGTTCTTTTCCTGTACAGATTTTTCATAATCAACAACATCATAAA